A genomic segment from uncultured Alistipes sp. encodes:
- a CDS encoding DUF4134 domain-containing protein encodes MKKSAIFLILMLPASLASFAQGNGMAGISEATNMVTSYFDPLTKLIFAVAAVLGLVGGVRVYSKFNSGDPDASKSATALFLSCVFLVIVGTVLRSFFL; translated from the coding sequence ATGAAAAAAAGCGCAATCTTCTTGATTCTGATGCTCCCCGCATCGCTTGCCTCCTTCGCACAGGGCAACGGCATGGCCGGAATCAGCGAGGCGACCAACATGGTCACCTCCTATTTCGATCCGCTCACCAAACTGATCTTCGCCGTGGCTGCCGTGCTTGGACTGGTGGGCGGCGTCCGCGTCTACTCGAAGTTCAACAGCGGCGATCCCGACGCCTCGAAGTCCGCCACGGCACTCTTCCTCTCATGCGTCTTTCTGGTTATCGTCGGCACCGTCTTACGCTCCTTCTTCCTCTGA